Proteins found in one Triticum aestivum cultivar Chinese Spring chromosome 4D, IWGSC CS RefSeq v2.1, whole genome shotgun sequence genomic segment:
- the LOC123099955 gene encoding uncharacterized protein yields the protein MAGRLVSMLRWPPDLGGLPSQLAALLPSPPSPTSYASLQWDWRPEQLGAAIRRWPELLPDVPLVVDAVLWGVVTAVESVALISMMCCFFLFCGCTL from the coding sequence ATGGCGGGAAGGCTGGTCTCCATGCTCCGGTGGCCGCCAGACCTCGGGGGCCTCCCTAGCCAGCTGGCCGCCCTGCtgccgtcgccaccgtcgccgaCGTCATACGCGTCCCTCCAGTGGGACTGGCGGCCGGAGCAGCTCGGCGCGGCTATTCGGCGGTGGCCCGAGCTCCTGCCGGACGTGCCCCTCGTCGTGGACGCCGTGCTCTGGGGCGTCGTCACGGCCGTCGAGTCCGTCGCGCTCATCTCCATGATGTGCTGCTTCTTCCTCTTCTGCGGCTGCACGCTGTGA
- the LOC123097652 gene encoding probable pre-mRNA-splicing factor ATP-dependent RNA helicase DEAH3 isoform X1 produces MGTERKRKVSLFDVVDETSVSAKLGRAGINGAAAAAAANPSINRWNGRPYSARYLEILEKRRTLPVWQQKDEFLRVLRDNQTLILVGETGSGKTTQIPQFVLEAEGLSNRSMVACTQPRRVAAMSVSRRVAEEMDVTIGEEVGYSIRFEDCSSHKTVLKYLTDGMLLREAMADPLLERYKVIVLDEAHERTLATDVLFGLLKEVLKNRPDLKLVVMSATLEAEKFQGYFSGAPLMKVPGRLHPVEIFYTQEPERDYLEAAIRTVVQIHMCEPAGDILVFLTGEEEIEDACRKINKEVNNMGDQVGPVKVVPLYSTLPPAMQQKIFDPAPPPLKEGGPAGRKIVVSTNIAETSLTIDGIVYVIDPGFSKQKVYNPRIRVESLLVSPISKASAHQRAGRAGRTQPGKCFRLYTEKSFNGDLQPQTYPEILRSNLANTVLTLKKLGIDDLVHFDFMDPPAPETLMRALEVLNYLGALDDEGNLTSLGEMMSEFPLDPQMSKMLVISPRYNCSNEILSISAMLSVPNCFLRPREAQKAADEAKARFGHIDGDHLTLLNVYHAYKQNNEDPTWCYENFVNARAMKSADNVRQQLVRIMTRFNLKMCSTDFNSREYYVNIRKAMLSGYFMQVAHLERTGHYLTVKDNQVVHLHPSNCMDHKPEWVIYNEYVLTTRNFIRTVTDIRGEWLIDIAPQYYDLTNFPSCEAKRVLERLHNKRERESAASRN; encoded by the exons ATGGGGACGGAGCGGAAGCGCAAGGTGAGCCTCTTCGACGTTGTCGACGAGACCTCCGTATCCGCGAAGCTCGGCCGCGCCGGCATcaatggtgccgccgccgccgccgcggccaatCCGTCCATCAACCGGTGGAACGGCCGGCCCTACTCGGCGCGCTACCTAGAGATCCTCGAGAAGCGCCGCACGCTCCCCGTGTGGCAGCAGAAGGACGAGTTCCTCCGCGTCCTCCGCGACAACCAGACCCTCATCCTTGTCGGAGAAACCGGAAGTGGCAAGACCACTCAG ATCCCCCAATTTGTGCTCGAGGCTGAAGGTTTGAGCAACCGTTCTATGGTTGCCTGCACCCAGCCGCGTAGGGTTGCTGCAATGTCGGTCTCTCGGCGTGTCGCGGAGGAGATGGATGTCACAATCGGGGAGGAAGTTGGTTACAGTATCCGATTCGAAGATTGCAGCAGTCACAAAACTGTTCTCAA ATATTTGACAGATGGTATGCTTCTGAGAGAAGCAATGGCAGACCCACTTTTAGAGAGGTACAAGGTGATTGTTCTTGACGAGGCTCATGAGCGCACGTTGGCAACGGATGTTCTGTTTGGGCTTCTGAAGGAAGTTCTAAAGAACAGGCCTGACTTGAAGCTTGTTGTTATGAGTGCTACTCTTGAGGCAGAGAAGTTTCAGGGTTATTTCAGTGGTGCACCATTGATGAAAGTTCCTGGTAGACTTCATCCGGTTGAGATCTTCTATACTCAGGAACCAGAAAGGGACTATCTAGAAGCTGCTATCAGGACAGTTGTGCAGATACATATGTGTGAACCTGCTGGTGATATCCTTGTATTCCTTACTGGAGAAGAGGAGATTGAGGATGCGTGTCGGAAAATAAACAAGGAAGTTAATAACATGGGTGATCAGGTTGGCCCAGTTAAAGTCGTGCCGTTGTACTCTACTCTCCCCCCTGCAATGCAGCAGAAGATTTTTGACCCTGCTCCACCTCCATTGAAAGAGGGAGGTCCTGCTGGAAGGAAAATTGTTGTGTCCACAAACATTGCTGAGACATCCCTAACCATCGATGGTATAGTGTATGTTATAGATCCAGGGTTTTCCAAACAGAAGGTTTACAATCCAAGGATAAGGGTGGAATCCCTTTTGGTGTCTCCAATTTCCAAGGCAAGTGCGCATCAGAGAGCTGGTCGTGCTGGAAGAACACAGCCTGGGAAGTGCTTCAGGTTGTACACAGAGAAGAGTTTTAATGGTGATTTACAGCCTCAGACCTACCCAGAAATTCTTCGGTCAAACCTGGCGAATACAGTTCTTACTCTGAAGAAGCTTGGAATTGATGATTTGGTGCATTTTGACTTCATGGATCCTCCTGCACCCGAAACTCTAATGAGGGCCTTGGAAGTTCTGAACTACTTGGGGGCACTCGACGATGAAGGCAACTTAACATCTTTAGGTGAAATGATGAGTGAGTTCCCCTTAGACCCACAGATGTCAAAGATGCTTGTCATCAGTCCAAGGTACAACTGTTCAAATGAGATCCTCTCAATATCTGCCATGCTATCAG TACCCAATTGCTTTCTCCGGCCTAGGGAGGCACAAAAGGCTGCTGATGAGGCGAAGGCTCGATTTGGGCACATCGATGGGGATCATCTGACACTTTTGAACGTGTACCATGCATACAAGCAAAACA ATGAGGATCCTACATGGTGTTATGAGAATTTTGTCAATGCCCGGGCGATGAAGTCTGCTGATAATGTTAGACAACAACTTGTCCGCATCATGACCAGATTCAACCTCAAGATGTGCAGTACAGACTTCAACAGTCGTGAGTACTATGTCAACATCAGGAAAGCAATGCTTTCAGGGTACTTTATGCAGGTTGCTCATCTGGAGCGAACTGGGCATTACTTAACCGTAAAGGATAATCAG GTTGTCCATCTTCATCCCTCGAATTGCATGGACCATAAGCCGGAGTGGGTCATCTACAATGAATATGTTTTGACCACCAGGAATTTCATCCGCACAGTCACCGATATCCGTGGAGAGTG GCTTATCGATATAGCTCCACAGTACTATGATCTGACCAATTTCCCATCATGCGAGGCCAAGCGTGTTCTTGAGAGGCTACACAATAAGAGGGAGAGGGAAAGTGCTGCTAGTAGGAACTGA
- the LOC123097652 gene encoding probable pre-mRNA-splicing factor ATP-dependent RNA helicase DEAH3 isoform X2 — protein MLLREAMADPLLERYKVIVLDEAHERTLATDVLFGLLKEVLKNRPDLKLVVMSATLEAEKFQGYFSGAPLMKVPGRLHPVEIFYTQEPERDYLEAAIRTVVQIHMCEPAGDILVFLTGEEEIEDACRKINKEVNNMGDQVGPVKVVPLYSTLPPAMQQKIFDPAPPPLKEGGPAGRKIVVSTNIAETSLTIDGIVYVIDPGFSKQKVYNPRIRVESLLVSPISKASAHQRAGRAGRTQPGKCFRLYTEKSFNGDLQPQTYPEILRSNLANTVLTLKKLGIDDLVHFDFMDPPAPETLMRALEVLNYLGALDDEGNLTSLGEMMSEFPLDPQMSKMLVISPRYNCSNEILSISAMLSVPNCFLRPREAQKAADEAKARFGHIDGDHLTLLNVYHAYKQNNEDPTWCYENFVNARAMKSADNVRQQLVRIMTRFNLKMCSTDFNSREYYVNIRKAMLSGYFMQVAHLERTGHYLTVKDNQVVHLHPSNCMDHKPEWVIYNEYVLTTRNFIRTVTDIRGEWLIDIAPQYYDLTNFPSCEAKRVLERLHNKRERESAASRN, from the exons ATGCTTCTGAGAGAAGCAATGGCAGACCCACTTTTAGAGAGGTACAAGGTGATTGTTCTTGACGAGGCTCATGAGCGCACGTTGGCAACGGATGTTCTGTTTGGGCTTCTGAAGGAAGTTCTAAAGAACAGGCCTGACTTGAAGCTTGTTGTTATGAGTGCTACTCTTGAGGCAGAGAAGTTTCAGGGTTATTTCAGTGGTGCACCATTGATGAAAGTTCCTGGTAGACTTCATCCGGTTGAGATCTTCTATACTCAGGAACCAGAAAGGGACTATCTAGAAGCTGCTATCAGGACAGTTGTGCAGATACATATGTGTGAACCTGCTGGTGATATCCTTGTATTCCTTACTGGAGAAGAGGAGATTGAGGATGCGTGTCGGAAAATAAACAAGGAAGTTAATAACATGGGTGATCAGGTTGGCCCAGTTAAAGTCGTGCCGTTGTACTCTACTCTCCCCCCTGCAATGCAGCAGAAGATTTTTGACCCTGCTCCACCTCCATTGAAAGAGGGAGGTCCTGCTGGAAGGAAAATTGTTGTGTCCACAAACATTGCTGAGACATCCCTAACCATCGATGGTATAGTGTATGTTATAGATCCAGGGTTTTCCAAACAGAAGGTTTACAATCCAAGGATAAGGGTGGAATCCCTTTTGGTGTCTCCAATTTCCAAGGCAAGTGCGCATCAGAGAGCTGGTCGTGCTGGAAGAACACAGCCTGGGAAGTGCTTCAGGTTGTACACAGAGAAGAGTTTTAATGGTGATTTACAGCCTCAGACCTACCCAGAAATTCTTCGGTCAAACCTGGCGAATACAGTTCTTACTCTGAAGAAGCTTGGAATTGATGATTTGGTGCATTTTGACTTCATGGATCCTCCTGCACCCGAAACTCTAATGAGGGCCTTGGAAGTTCTGAACTACTTGGGGGCACTCGACGATGAAGGCAACTTAACATCTTTAGGTGAAATGATGAGTGAGTTCCCCTTAGACCCACAGATGTCAAAGATGCTTGTCATCAGTCCAAGGTACAACTGTTCAAATGAGATCCTCTCAATATCTGCCATGCTATCAG TACCCAATTGCTTTCTCCGGCCTAGGGAGGCACAAAAGGCTGCTGATGAGGCGAAGGCTCGATTTGGGCACATCGATGGGGATCATCTGACACTTTTGAACGTGTACCATGCATACAAGCAAAACA ATGAGGATCCTACATGGTGTTATGAGAATTTTGTCAATGCCCGGGCGATGAAGTCTGCTGATAATGTTAGACAACAACTTGTCCGCATCATGACCAGATTCAACCTCAAGATGTGCAGTACAGACTTCAACAGTCGTGAGTACTATGTCAACATCAGGAAAGCAATGCTTTCAGGGTACTTTATGCAGGTTGCTCATCTGGAGCGAACTGGGCATTACTTAACCGTAAAGGATAATCAG GTTGTCCATCTTCATCCCTCGAATTGCATGGACCATAAGCCGGAGTGGGTCATCTACAATGAATATGTTTTGACCACCAGGAATTTCATCCGCACAGTCACCGATATCCGTGGAGAGTG GCTTATCGATATAGCTCCACAGTACTATGATCTGACCAATTTCCCATCATGCGAGGCCAAGCGTGTTCTTGAGAGGCTACACAATAAGAGGGAGAGGGAAAGTGCTGCTAGTAGGAACTGA
- the LOC123097652 gene encoding probable pre-mRNA-splicing factor ATP-dependent RNA helicase DEAH3 isoform X3 — MGTERKRKVSLFDVVDETSVSAKLGRAGINGAAAAAAANPSINRWNGRPYSARYLEILEKRRTLPVWQQKDEFLRVLRDNQTLILVGETGSGKTTQIPQFVLEAEGLSNRSMVACTQPRRVAAMSVSRRVAEEMDVTIGEEVGYSIRFEDCSSHKTVLKYLTDGMLLREAMADPLLERYKVIVLDEAHERTLATDVLFGLLKEVLKNRPDLKLVVMSATLEAEKFQGYFSGAPLMKVPGRLHPVEIFYTQEPERDYLEAAIRTVVQIHMCEPAGDILVFLTGEEEIEDACRKINKEVNNMGDQVGPVKVVPLYSTLPPAMQQKIFDPAPPPLKEGGPAGRKIVVSTNIAETSLTIDGIVYVIDPGFSKQKVYNPRIRVESLLVSPISKASAHQRAGRAGRTQPGKCFRLYTEKSFNGDLQPQTYPEILRSNLANTVLTLKKLGIDDLVHFDFMDPPAPETLMRALEVLNYLGALDDEGNLTSLGEMMSEFPLDPQMSKMLVISPRYNCSNEILSISAMLSDSCCMLSYSDKANGIVSPLCIC; from the exons ATGGGGACGGAGCGGAAGCGCAAGGTGAGCCTCTTCGACGTTGTCGACGAGACCTCCGTATCCGCGAAGCTCGGCCGCGCCGGCATcaatggtgccgccgccgccgccgcggccaatCCGTCCATCAACCGGTGGAACGGCCGGCCCTACTCGGCGCGCTACCTAGAGATCCTCGAGAAGCGCCGCACGCTCCCCGTGTGGCAGCAGAAGGACGAGTTCCTCCGCGTCCTCCGCGACAACCAGACCCTCATCCTTGTCGGAGAAACCGGAAGTGGCAAGACCACTCAG ATCCCCCAATTTGTGCTCGAGGCTGAAGGTTTGAGCAACCGTTCTATGGTTGCCTGCACCCAGCCGCGTAGGGTTGCTGCAATGTCGGTCTCTCGGCGTGTCGCGGAGGAGATGGATGTCACAATCGGGGAGGAAGTTGGTTACAGTATCCGATTCGAAGATTGCAGCAGTCACAAAACTGTTCTCAA ATATTTGACAGATGGTATGCTTCTGAGAGAAGCAATGGCAGACCCACTTTTAGAGAGGTACAAGGTGATTGTTCTTGACGAGGCTCATGAGCGCACGTTGGCAACGGATGTTCTGTTTGGGCTTCTGAAGGAAGTTCTAAAGAACAGGCCTGACTTGAAGCTTGTTGTTATGAGTGCTACTCTTGAGGCAGAGAAGTTTCAGGGTTATTTCAGTGGTGCACCATTGATGAAAGTTCCTGGTAGACTTCATCCGGTTGAGATCTTCTATACTCAGGAACCAGAAAGGGACTATCTAGAAGCTGCTATCAGGACAGTTGTGCAGATACATATGTGTGAACCTGCTGGTGATATCCTTGTATTCCTTACTGGAGAAGAGGAGATTGAGGATGCGTGTCGGAAAATAAACAAGGAAGTTAATAACATGGGTGATCAGGTTGGCCCAGTTAAAGTCGTGCCGTTGTACTCTACTCTCCCCCCTGCAATGCAGCAGAAGATTTTTGACCCTGCTCCACCTCCATTGAAAGAGGGAGGTCCTGCTGGAAGGAAAATTGTTGTGTCCACAAACATTGCTGAGACATCCCTAACCATCGATGGTATAGTGTATGTTATAGATCCAGGGTTTTCCAAACAGAAGGTTTACAATCCAAGGATAAGGGTGGAATCCCTTTTGGTGTCTCCAATTTCCAAGGCAAGTGCGCATCAGAGAGCTGGTCGTGCTGGAAGAACACAGCCTGGGAAGTGCTTCAGGTTGTACACAGAGAAGAGTTTTAATGGTGATTTACAGCCTCAGACCTACCCAGAAATTCTTCGGTCAAACCTGGCGAATACAGTTCTTACTCTGAAGAAGCTTGGAATTGATGATTTGGTGCATTTTGACTTCATGGATCCTCCTGCACCCGAAACTCTAATGAGGGCCTTGGAAGTTCTGAACTACTTGGGGGCACTCGACGATGAAGGCAACTTAACATCTTTAGGTGAAATGATGAGTGAGTTCCCCTTAGACCCACAGATGTCAAAGATGCTTGTCATCAGTCCAAGGTACAACTGTTCAAATGAGATCCTCTCAATATCTGCCATGCTATCAG ATAGTTGCTGTATGTTGAGTTATTCTGACAAAGCAAATGGTATCGTCTCGCCTCTTTGCATCTGCTGA